One genomic region from Argentina anserina chromosome 2, drPotAnse1.1, whole genome shotgun sequence encodes:
- the LOC126783069 gene encoding protein JINGUBANG-like, translating into MRNDRGGTMLVERTSFHRPKFGALLQSDPNIPTPNKRDDNNSSVRSSAMSQSYYDNGNNNSNVQSSATSPGYCDNNPFSAATSPGYARALSATPASTFGYYDNDHSNGDSTPYAMSPWTNASPYTKSPWITPSPLNPLLDERNLPESGLVGSLVREEGHIYSLAVCGDLLYTGSDSKNIRVWKNLKDFTGFKSNSGLVKTIVIYGERIFTGHQDGKIRVWKVSQKKPSLHKRVGSLPTMKDFLRSSMNPKNYVEVRRHRNVVRIRHFDAVSCMSLNEELGILYSGSWDKTVKVWRIADSKCLESIVAHDDAVNSVVVGFDSLVFTGSADGTVKVWRRELQGKGSTHFLVQTLLKQENAVTALAVNQLAATVYCGSSDGNVNYWEYRKKLTLGGVLRGHRLAVLCLATAGNLLFSGSADKNICVWRRELGQGGAHTCLSVLTGHLGPVKCLTVEEDHCCAEDKTDQKWIVYSGSLDRSVKVWRVSEQAPDLRKVLLSEKEDNSSPDLTNYSITTER; encoded by the coding sequence ATGAGGAACGATAGAGGAGGAACCATGTTGGTGGAACGTACCTCCTTCCACAGACCTAAATTCGGAGCCCTATTGCAATCCGACCCGAACATACCCACCCCAAATAAGAGAGACGACAACAACAGCAGCGTCCGTAGCTCAGCCATGAGCCAAAGTTACTACGACAACGgcaacaacaacagcaacGTGCAGAGCTCAGCCACGAGCCCCGGTTATTGCGACAACAATCCCTTTAGCGCGGCCACCAGCCCCGGCTACGCACGGGCGTTGTCCGCGACCCCCGCCTCAACTTTCGGCTACTACGACAACGACCACAGCAACGGCGATTCAACTCCATACGCTATGTCGCCGTGGACGAATGCCTCGCCGTACACAAAGTCTCCGTGGATAACGCCGTCGCCGTTAAACCCGTTGTTGGACGAGAGGAACTTGCCGGAGAGCGGGCTTGTTGGGTCGTTGGTACGAGAGGAAGGGCATATATATTCGTTAGCGGTGTGCGGAGACTTGTTGTATACCGGGTCGGATAGTAAGAACATCCGGGTCTGGAAGAACTTGAAGGACTTCACCGGGTTCAAATCAAACAGCGGGTTAGTGAAGACCATTGTAATTTACGGAGAGAGGATATTCACGGGTCACCAAGATGGAAAAATTCGGGTATGGAAAGTGTCGCAGAAAAAGCCGAGCCTTCATAAACGGGTCGGGTCATTGCCAACGATGAAAGATTTCCTTCGGAGCTCTATGAACCCGAAGAATTACGTGGAGGTCAGACGCCACCGCAACGTGGTGAGGATCAGGCACTTCGACGCCGTCTCGTGTATGAGCTTGAATGAAGAGCTAGGGATCTTATACTCCGGTTCATGGGACAAGACCGTCAAAGTTTGGAGAATTGCCGATTCCAAGTGTTTGGAATCGATAGTGGCGCACGATGACGCCGTGAACTCAGTGGTGGTCGGTTTTGATTCGTTGGTGTTCACCGGCTCGGCGGATGGCACTGTGAAAGTGTGGAGGAGAGAGCTACAGGGAAAAGGGTCCACGCATTTCTTGGTGCAGACATTGTTGAAGCAAGAAAACGCGGTTACGGCATTGGCGGTTAACCAATTGGCGGCGACCGTTTACTGCGGCTCGTCGGACGGGAACGTGAATTACTGGGAATACAGGAAGAAACTTACGCTTGGCGGGGTCCTCCGCGGCCACAGGCTCGCCGTGCTCTGCCTTGCCACAGCCGGGAACTTGCTTTTTAGCGGCTCGGCGGACAAGAACATCTGCGTGTGGAGGAGGGAGCTCGGGCAGGGAGGAGCTCACACTTGCCTGTCGGTCTTGACGGGCCACTTAGGCCCAGTTAAGTGCCTGACAGTGGAGGAAGACCACTGCTGCGCCGAGGACAAAACTGACCAGAAATGGATCGTGTACAGTGGGAGCTTAGATAGGTCAGTTAAGGTGTGGCGGGTTTCGGAGCAAGCACCGGACTTGAGGAAGGTGTTGTTGTCGGAGAAGGAAGACAATTCTTCGCCGGACCTGACCAACTATTCTATCACTACTGAAAGGTAA